A region from the Candidatus Babeliales bacterium genome encodes:
- a CDS encoding AAA family ATPase, giving the protein MKRIIDFYLHNWKTDQYHKPLLLRGARQVGKTHAARTLGASFPDFFEINLENQQVAHIIFEKDLQPDRIIRELSALMLKPIIPGKRLLFIDEIQAVPRAILALRYFYEQMPELHVIAAGSLLDFAIEQVGIPVGRVDSFYMQPLSFIEFLSAMSSDILL; this is encoded by the coding sequence ATGAAACGCATTATTGACTTCTACTTACATAATTGGAAAACTGATCAATATCACAAGCCTTTACTTTTGCGTGGTGCTCGGCAGGTAGGCAAAACGCATGCAGCGCGTACATTGGGGGCATCATTTCCAGATTTTTTTGAAATTAATTTAGAAAATCAACAAGTAGCACACATTATTTTTGAAAAAGACCTTCAACCAGATAGAATTATTCGGGAGCTATCGGCTCTTATGCTTAAACCGATTATTCCCGGCAAAAGACTGTTATTTATAGATGAAATTCAGGCTGTTCCGCGAGCAATCTTAGCGTTACGCTATTTTTATGAGCAGATGCCAGAATTGCACGTTATAGCTGCAGGATCACTTCTTGATTTTGCTATTGAACAAGTTGGTATTCCTGTTGGCCGAGTCGATAGTTTTTATATGCAACCCCTTTCGTTTATTGAATTTTTGTCCGCAATGTCATCGGACATTCTTCTAAA
- the glmS gene encoding glutamine--fructose-6-phosphate transaminase (isomerizing), whose protein sequence is MCTVVGYVGKSFCSAFIFEGLARLEYRGYDSAGFACLDPINQKLLYSKSSGQLINLVERVQRDPIDGFLGIGHTRWSTHGDTSQENAHPHFDCFKNISVVHNGIVENHDVLRSQLLKSGHIFSSDTDTEVIAHLFEDLAHTSIIVPSSISAIMQQLHGAYAFLVMMESFPEYLIAVRKRSPLCVGIGDGEMFVASDVIAFSDKTNKVIFLPDESFAVISKKEIKIYDFAGNELPVVIQAVAATFERSEKNGYEHFMLKEIYEQRNAIIKTVNSLQALQPLLWNQLALTVGQVQNIAHIYLLACGTSWHAARIAQFFFEAITHVPVTVCLASEFRHASFFAQKNALYVVISQSGETADTLEALRLINAYGLSTVALTNVATSTIVREANGFLLTHAGPEVAVASTKAFSTQLASLYWLAHYIAVEKGVITHKDLLRAECDLFSVAHVLESSLEQHKYAIDHIHAACYAQFDKALFLGRHISYPLAMESALKLKEVAYVFAESYPAGELKHGPLALVDNNMPVYVFSHGDPVIYQKLLSNAHEVKARGGRVIVFAYEGQTELCALAETSFIISNNVPALLGPLAIIGLVQYFVYAIAKERGCPIDKPRNLAKSVTVE, encoded by the coding sequence GTGTGCACTGTTGTGGGCTACGTAGGAAAATCTTTTTGTAGTGCATTTATTTTTGAAGGACTTGCTCGATTAGAATACCGTGGATATGATTCTGCCGGTTTTGCCTGTCTTGATCCCATTAATCAAAAGCTTTTATATTCCAAATCATCTGGTCAGTTAATTAATCTGGTGGAACGTGTGCAGCGAGATCCCATCGATGGTTTTTTAGGAATTGGCCACACGCGATGGTCAACACATGGTGATACATCGCAAGAAAATGCTCATCCTCATTTTGATTGTTTCAAAAATATTTCGGTCGTACACAATGGCATTGTTGAAAATCATGACGTGCTGCGTAGTCAATTGCTCAAATCGGGACATATTTTTAGTTCTGATACAGATACAGAGGTTATTGCTCATTTGTTTGAAGATTTAGCGCATACATCAATAATTGTGCCTTCTAGTATCAGTGCTATTATGCAACAGTTGCATGGAGCATATGCGTTTTTGGTAATGATGGAGTCTTTTCCTGAATATCTTATTGCAGTGCGCAAAAGGTCTCCGTTGTGTGTTGGTATTGGTGATGGAGAGATGTTTGTAGCATCGGATGTTATTGCATTTTCAGACAAGACAAATAAAGTGATTTTTTTGCCCGATGAAAGCTTTGCTGTTATTTCAAAAAAAGAGATAAAAATATACGATTTTGCTGGCAATGAATTACCTGTTGTGATTCAAGCTGTTGCAGCAACTTTTGAGCGTTCCGAAAAAAATGGATATGAGCATTTTATGCTCAAAGAGATTTACGAACAAAGGAACGCTATTATTAAAACAGTTAATTCTTTGCAAGCATTGCAACCGTTGTTATGGAATCAATTAGCTTTGACTGTCGGCCAAGTGCAAAATATTGCGCATATATATTTGTTAGCATGTGGTACTTCATGGCATGCTGCGCGTATTGCGCAGTTTTTTTTTGAAGCAATTACACATGTTCCTGTAACGGTATGTTTAGCTTCAGAATTTAGACACGCTTCTTTTTTTGCTCAAAAAAATGCACTGTATGTGGTTATTTCTCAATCAGGTGAAACGGCTGATACGCTTGAAGCATTGCGATTGATTAATGCTTATGGATTATCTACAGTTGCTCTGACTAATGTTGCAACAAGTACTATTGTGCGCGAGGCGAATGGTTTTTTGTTAACTCATGCAGGGCCAGAAGTTGCAGTTGCTTCAACAAAGGCATTTTCTACACAGTTAGCATCGCTCTACTGGTTAGCACATTATATTGCGGTTGAAAAAGGTGTAATAACACACAAAGATTTGCTACGAGCAGAATGCGATTTGTTTTCAGTAGCACATGTGCTTGAGAGTTCTTTGGAGCAGCATAAATATGCAATTGATCATATACATGCTGCGTGCTATGCGCAGTTCGATAAAGCATTATTTTTGGGTAGACACATCAGCTATCCGCTCGCGATGGAAAGTGCACTCAAATTAAAAGAAGTGGCGTATGTGTTTGCCGAAAGTTATCCAGCTGGTGAACTTAAGCACGGTCCGCTTGCGTTAGTTGATAACAATATGCCGGTGTACGTTTTTTCTCACGGTGATCCTGTTATTTACCAAAAACTTCTTTCCAACGCGCATGAAGTTAAAGCGCGTGGTGGTCGTGTAATTGTTTTTGCATATGAAGGTCAAACAGAATTATGTGCATTAGCAGAAACATCATTTATTATTTCAAATAACGTACCAGCGTTACTTGGTCCGCTCGCAATAATTGGTCTTGTACAATACTTTGTCTATGCAATTGCAAAAGAGCGCGGATGTCCTATCGACAAGCCGCGCAATTTAGCTAAATCAGTAACTGTTGAATAA
- the rpsI gene encoding 30S ribosomal protein S9, which produces MAKKQTNTANAPVAHGVGRRKTAVARIWLRRGDGQIRVNGQDHLSYFDTKIAADMAATPFRVCPGLNFNAEVNVCGGGKIAQADAVKLGIARAFVEFDENAKPILKKHGLMTVDARKKERKKYGQKAARRKFQFVKR; this is translated from the coding sequence ATGGCAAAAAAACAAACAAATACCGCTAATGCTCCTGTTGCTCATGGCGTAGGACGTCGAAAAACTGCGGTTGCGCGCATATGGTTGCGTCGTGGCGATGGTCAAATTAGAGTGAACGGACAAGATCATTTGAGCTATTTTGACACAAAAATAGCAGCTGATATGGCAGCAACTCCATTCAGAGTGTGTCCGGGCTTAAACTTTAATGCTGAAGTTAATGTGTGTGGTGGTGGTAAAATAGCGCAAGCTGATGCCGTAAAATTGGGAATTGCGCGTGCATTTGTTGAATTTGATGAAAATGCAAAGCCTATTTTGAAAAAACATGGTCTTATGACTGTTGATGCTCGTAAAAAAGAGCGTAAAAAATATGGTCAAAAAGCTGCTCGTCGTAAGTTCCAGTTCGTAAAACGTTAA
- a CDS encoding TraR/DksA C4-type zinc finger protein, with the protein MNEKHNLKKIEADLLKRKLELEQKLTEMSKEQFSDGQVQDPGDQALTATMESLRMSLQDAEVEEYRGIAKALERIKEGTYGLCVDCGNPISEKRLQSFPGTMRCLACQENFEERPGL; encoded by the coding sequence GTGAATGAGAAGCATAATTTAAAAAAAATTGAAGCAGATCTGCTCAAGCGCAAGTTAGAACTTGAGCAAAAATTAACAGAAATGTCCAAAGAACAGTTCTCTGACGGTCAAGTGCAAGATCCGGGCGATCAGGCGTTGACGGCGACCATGGAATCATTGAGAATGTCTTTACAAGATGCTGAGGTTGAGGAATACCGTGGCATAGCAAAAGCTCTGGAACGTATAAAAGAAGGTACCTACGGACTATGTGTTGATTGTGGCAATCCTATTTCGGAAAAACGGCTACAATCTTTCCCCGGTACCATGCGTTGTTTAGCATGCCAAGAGAACTTTGAAGAAAGACCTGGTCTATAG